The following proteins come from a genomic window of Myxococcales bacterium:
- a CDS encoding alpha/beta fold hydrolase — MQRGRCGRGADQAHAPRRHREPGGLGGEVPGPTPDAGTTPNALADAALTTRARCGAAPFDWLPAKTMGDILETRSAASHTVLELNLATLKLKNDGVFSTRRGSPRGTHGKLVRYQTQDRGKAVDATALVTTPATNASASAPEEFPVLLFLHGTAGFNDACSPSRGIAESSTGGFDDLTGTLAALLASYGYITVFPDYLGLKSFGPPSGQFHPYLVGEPTAVASLDAVRAAKKALADGTIAGGSIVPGQLVVVGASQGGHAAAFVDRVAPHYAPELSITAAAWLIPPTDLPGHMKSALGGPSPTKAWANIAAFLIGAERWYESSPNGLAGAFQPPYDTLLFSALSTQCSSFPDMSSATPATVFAASILAASQSPALLAEPFACYMRESSVATTSFPRASAVPTMVVLGQNDTLVNTAVERASFQSLCASGYNLKYRECAGLSHTESVFGSWDEWLDFFGQRMAGEPQGPTCVVEPAAKCASVP, encoded by the coding sequence TTGCAGCGCGGACGATGCGGGCGAGGCGCAGACCAGGCCCACGCCCCGCGCCGCCACCGTGAGCCCGGCGGGCTCGGAGGAGAGGTCCCCGGCCCCACGCCCGACGCAGGCACCACGCCGAACGCGCTCGCCGACGCCGCCCTGACCACACGGGCACGCTGCGGGGCGGCGCCCTTCGATTGGCTCCCCGCCAAGACCATGGGCGACATCCTCGAGACCCGCTCGGCCGCTTCGCACACCGTCCTCGAGCTCAACCTCGCGACGTTGAAGCTCAAGAACGACGGCGTCTTCAGCACCCGACGTGGCAGCCCGCGCGGCACCCACGGAAAGCTCGTTCGCTACCAGACGCAAGATCGCGGCAAAGCCGTTGACGCCACAGCGCTCGTCACGACGCCGGCGACGAACGCAAGCGCCTCCGCGCCCGAGGAGTTCCCTGTTCTCCTCTTCTTGCACGGCACCGCGGGCTTCAACGACGCGTGCTCGCCGAGTCGCGGCATCGCCGAGTCATCGACGGGCGGCTTTGACGATCTCACGGGCACCTTGGCCGCGCTCTTGGCGTCCTACGGCTACATCACGGTGTTTCCCGACTACCTCGGGCTCAAGTCGTTCGGCCCGCCGTCGGGGCAGTTTCATCCGTACCTCGTGGGCGAGCCCACGGCCGTCGCGTCGCTCGACGCGGTTCGCGCGGCCAAGAAGGCGCTCGCCGATGGCACCATCGCCGGCGGCTCGATCGTTCCCGGACAGCTGGTCGTCGTCGGCGCGTCACAAGGCGGTCACGCCGCCGCGTTCGTCGACCGGGTGGCGCCCCACTACGCGCCGGAGCTATCCATCACGGCGGCCGCGTGGCTCATCCCACCAACCGATCTCCCCGGTCACATGAAGTCGGCGCTCGGCGGCCCGAGCCCCACGAAGGCTTGGGCGAACATCGCCGCGTTCTTGATCGGCGCCGAGCGATGGTACGAGTCTTCACCGAACGGGCTCGCGGGCGCCTTCCAGCCCCCCTACGACACGCTCTTGTTCTCCGCGCTCTCGACCCAATGCTCGTCGTTCCCCGATATGTCGAGCGCGACGCCCGCGACCGTCTTCGCGGCTTCGATCCTCGCGGCGAGTCAATCACCGGCGCTCTTGGCCGAGCCCTTCGCTTGCTACATGCGGGAGAGCTCCGTCGCGACGACGTCATTCCCGCGAGCGTCGGCGGTTCCGACGATGGTTGTGCTTGGGCAGAACGACACGCTCGTGAACACCGCCGTGGAGCGCGCGTCGTTCCAGTCCTTGTGCGCGTCCGGCTACAACCTGAAGTACCGAGAGTGCGCGGGACTCTCCCACACCGAGAGCGTCTTCGGGAGTTGGGACGAGTGGCTCGACTTCTTCGGACAGCGCATGGCCGGCGAACCGCAAGGCCCCACGTGCGTGGTTGAGCCAGCGGCCAAGTGCGCCAGCGTGCCTTGA
- a CDS encoding threonylcarbamoyl-AMP synthase: protein MLVPVNADNPEPRKIRRAVEVLEAGGVITYPTDTSYALACDLGSKKAIDRLYQAKGMPRTQPLAFIFADLSHIAQYAVVEKHHYRVLRHYLPGPYCFILSATREVPKLLLNKQKTVGIRVPNHPVPRMLAEALGRPLVSTTAHKPGQATPYVDPREILDDFPGVELGIDGGPGGVVGTTVVDLTTSPVEVVRDGLGILDEFI from the coding sequence GTGCTCGTTCCCGTCAACGCCGACAATCCGGAGCCGCGCAAGATTCGCCGCGCGGTGGAGGTCCTTGAGGCGGGGGGGGTCATCACGTACCCGACCGACACGTCCTACGCGCTCGCCTGTGATCTAGGCAGCAAGAAGGCCATCGACCGCCTCTACCAAGCGAAAGGAATGCCGCGGACGCAGCCCTTGGCGTTCATCTTCGCGGACCTGTCGCACATCGCCCAATACGCGGTCGTCGAGAAGCATCACTACCGGGTCCTTCGGCACTACCTGCCGGGCCCCTATTGCTTCATCCTCTCGGCCACGCGCGAGGTGCCGAAGCTGCTCCTCAACAAGCAGAAGACGGTGGGCATTCGCGTGCCCAACCACCCGGTGCCGCGGATGCTCGCCGAGGCGTTGGGCCGCCCGCTCGTATCGACGACGGCGCACAAGCCCGGTCAGGCGACGCCCTACGTCGACCCGCGCGAGATCCTCGACGACTTCCCTGGCGTCGAGCTCGGCATCGACGGCGGTCCCGGTGGCGTCGTCGGCACGACGGTCGTGGATCTCACCACGTCACCGGTCGAGGTCGTGCGCGATGGGCTCGGCATTCTCGACGAGTTCATCTGA
- a CDS encoding bifunctional hydroxymethylpyrimidine kinase/phosphomethylpyrimidine kinase, whose amino-acid sequence MRCVLAIGGLDPGGGAGLAADVRAITAAGAFAAPVAATITVQSTDGLVKQAPVAAALVRAQALAVLRAQKVGALKTGALGDAKNVRVVAELASRFRSVPLIVDPVRLATKGRVALHGAKSMAALRGELVPLATLVTANVDEAAQLTGIAVRDVASATRAARAIVALGARAALVKGGHLASRTATDVLVVGDAAFESVFELSLPRLASGSVHGGGCLLASLIAARLAQHDGDAAASASRIVRAVRWSKARHHRMLARGRVNVGGRLLVGVP is encoded by the coding sequence ATGCGATGCGTCCTCGCCATCGGTGGGCTCGATCCTGGAGGCGGCGCAGGTCTCGCCGCCGACGTTCGCGCGATCACCGCCGCTGGGGCCTTCGCGGCGCCCGTGGCGGCGACGATCACGGTTCAATCGACCGATGGTCTCGTGAAGCAAGCGCCCGTCGCCGCCGCCCTCGTGCGCGCGCAAGCGCTCGCGGTGCTTCGCGCGCAGAAGGTCGGAGCGCTCAAGACGGGAGCTCTCGGTGACGCGAAGAACGTGCGCGTGGTGGCCGAGCTCGCGTCCCGCTTTCGCAGCGTGCCGCTCATCGTGGATCCGGTGCGCCTCGCGACGAAGGGACGCGTCGCACTTCACGGTGCGAAGAGCATGGCGGCGCTGCGCGGCGAGCTCGTGCCGCTCGCGACACTCGTCACAGCGAACGTCGACGAAGCGGCCCAACTCACGGGAATCGCCGTGCGCGACGTCGCGAGCGCCACACGCGCCGCTCGTGCGATCGTGGCTCTCGGGGCACGCGCCGCGCTCGTCAAAGGCGGCCACCTCGCGTCTCGCACGGCCACGGACGTGCTCGTCGTTGGCGACGCCGCGTTCGAAAGCGTGTTCGAACTCTCTCTCCCTCGTCTCGCGAGCGGCAGCGTGCACGGTGGCGGGTGCTTGCTCGCGTCGCTGATCGCGGCGCGCCTCGCCCAGCACGACGGCGACGCAGCCGCATCGGCGTCGCGCATCGTGCGCGCGGTTCGTTGGTCGAAGGCGCGTCACCATCGAATGCTCGCGCGAGGTCGGGTCAACGTCGGCGGGCGCCTCTTGGTCGGCGTGCCGTAG